From Ancylobacter pratisalsi, one genomic window encodes:
- a CDS encoding ABC transporter permease, translating to MAIITIASPVRARGLPGWLRLENIVIGAAIAALVVLVVLPVLSLVLASVWQDGALTTEFFAEALTGRSYLRALGNSLILGGWTGLLSIVIGVPLAWAVSRTNVPGKGLIQLTATLSYLSPPFLTAIAFVNLFSPNAGVINVFLRDVLGLDIGFNIFTMSGLVFVTVLHTFPFVYLLASSALQSVDASYEEAAQILGASKLRTALTITLPLVAPAVLSGTLLAFVNAIALFGSQAIIGLPGRIVTLPTRIYSLFDYPPQFGTASALSLLFIAITVAALYLQRSFLAKRSYVTLAGKGARPQLMDLGPWRWVLFGACVATFIVAILLPYGSLIAVSFSKSWGLDFWQNLTFDNYRFVLIEYDVTRRAIINSLGLAIIAATVCVFLGAMISWIDVRTTLPGRKLLDYASLIPLGLPGIVMAVALLQFWLAMPIALYGTFAILLLAYVGRYVPLGVRAANSSLRQIDPSLEESARILGASWGYTMKEITLPLIKPGLFAGWLLVFVPVIQELSASILLFSSTSITLAVAVYNLYETGYTEPVAALAIVNMIIIATAIGIARRFGGSRLGLKTGTSGNSRPGVMG from the coding sequence ATGGCTATCATCACCATCGCATCGCCGGTCCGTGCGCGCGGGTTGCCGGGCTGGTTGCGTCTTGAGAACATCGTTATCGGAGCGGCGATCGCCGCGCTCGTGGTTCTGGTCGTCCTGCCCGTGCTGTCGCTCGTCCTCGCCAGTGTCTGGCAGGATGGCGCACTGACGACGGAGTTCTTCGCGGAGGCCCTGACGGGACGCTCCTATCTTCGGGCGCTCGGCAATTCACTGATACTTGGCGGCTGGACGGGACTTCTCAGCATCGTCATCGGAGTGCCCCTCGCCTGGGCGGTGAGCCGCACCAATGTGCCGGGAAAGGGGCTGATCCAGCTCACGGCGACTCTGTCCTATCTCTCGCCGCCCTTCCTCACCGCCATCGCCTTCGTCAACCTGTTCAGCCCGAATGCCGGCGTGATCAATGTTTTCCTGCGGGATGTGCTTGGGCTCGACATCGGCTTCAACATCTTCACCATGAGCGGCCTGGTCTTCGTGACGGTGCTGCACACCTTTCCCTTCGTCTATCTTCTCGCTTCCTCGGCCCTTCAATCGGTCGACGCCTCCTATGAGGAAGCGGCGCAGATCCTGGGCGCGAGCAAGCTGCGCACCGCGTTGACGATCACCTTACCGCTGGTGGCCCCCGCGGTGCTCTCGGGCACCTTGCTGGCTTTCGTCAACGCCATCGCGTTGTTCGGGTCGCAGGCCATCATCGGTCTGCCGGGACGTATCGTGACGTTGCCGACCCGCATCTACTCGCTGTTCGACTATCCGCCCCAGTTCGGCACCGCCTCGGCGCTGTCGCTGCTGTTCATCGCCATTACCGTGGCCGCGCTGTATCTTCAGCGTTCCTTCCTCGCCAAGCGTTCCTACGTGACGCTTGCCGGCAAGGGCGCCCGACCGCAGCTGATGGACCTCGGACCCTGGCGCTGGGTATTGTTCGGCGCCTGCGTGGCCACCTTCATCGTGGCGATCCTGCTCCCTTACGGTTCACTGATCGCCGTGTCGTTCTCCAAGTCCTGGGGGCTCGACTTCTGGCAGAACCTGACCTTCGACAACTATCGCTTCGTGCTCATCGAGTACGACGTCACCCGCCGCGCCATCATCAACAGCCTCGGTCTGGCCATCATAGCCGCAACGGTATGTGTGTTCCTCGGGGCGATGATTTCGTGGATCGACGTGCGCACCACGCTGCCGGGACGCAAGCTGCTCGACTATGCCTCGCTCATCCCGCTCGGCCTGCCGGGCATCGTGATGGCGGTGGCGCTGCTGCAGTTCTGGCTGGCGATGCCCATCGCCCTGTACGGCACCTTCGCCATCCTGCTGCTGGCCTATGTCGGACGCTATGTTCCGCTCGGCGTGCGAGCGGCGAATTCGTCCCTTCGCCAGATCGACCCCTCGCTGGAGGAGAGCGCGCGCATCCTCGGGGCATCCTGGGGCTACACGATGAAGGAAATCACGCTGCCATTGATCAAGCCCGGTTTGTTCGCCGGCTGGCTGTTGGTCTTCGTGCCAGTGATCCAGGAACTGAGCGCCTCGATCCTGCTGTTCTCGTCAACCTCCATCACGCTCGCCGTCGCCGTCTACAACCTTTACGAGACCGGCTACACGGAACCCGTGGCCGCTCTCGCCATCGTCAACATGATCATCATCGCCACCGCCATCGGCATTGCCCGGCGGTTCGGCGGCAGCCGGCTTGGTTTGAAGACCGGCACCTCAGGCAATTCGCGACCGGGAGTTATGGGCTGA
- a CDS encoding alpha/beta hydrolase, whose protein sequence is MQSATALNPAFTGREHWTHNGDTELFLWQKAPERAAAAGTVLFVHGSSMASQPTFDLQVAGRPYSSAMDFFVDKGFETWTVDMRGYGRSDKRPGTQATIAEGADDLVAATDYILKVRDCGPLYVYGISSGALRAATFAQRHPERVKRLALDAFVWTGEGSHTLENRRKKLPDFPPGGRRPIDKAFVYSIFNRDHPGTAEDKVIEAFADAILSLDDSMPNGTYIDMCTNLPVIDPAKITVPTIVMRGEFDGIASFEDLIEFFKRLPNSDKQFALMPGISHASFQQKNYMLVLHILHAFFTQPEPIYRG, encoded by the coding sequence ATGCAGAGCGCAACGGCGCTAAACCCGGCCTTCACCGGCCGCGAGCACTGGACCCATAACGGCGATACCGAGCTGTTTCTCTGGCAGAAGGCGCCCGAACGGGCCGCCGCGGCGGGAACCGTCCTGTTCGTCCATGGCTCCTCCATGGCCTCCCAGCCCACCTTCGACCTCCAGGTCGCCGGCCGTCCCTATTCGTCGGCGATGGACTTCTTCGTCGACAAGGGCTTCGAGACCTGGACGGTCGACATGCGCGGCTACGGTCGCTCCGACAAGCGCCCCGGCACGCAGGCGACGATTGCCGAGGGGGCTGACGATCTCGTTGCCGCCACCGACTACATACTCAAGGTCCGCGATTGCGGCCCGCTCTATGTCTACGGCATCTCTTCGGGTGCGCTCAGGGCGGCAACTTTCGCGCAGCGCCACCCGGAAAGGGTCAAGCGGCTCGCACTCGATGCCTTCGTCTGGACCGGCGAGGGTAGCCACACGCTGGAAAACCGCCGCAAGAAGCTGCCCGATTTCCCGCCCGGTGGCCGACGCCCGATCGACAAGGCCTTCGTCTACTCGATCTTCAACCGCGACCATCCCGGTACGGCCGAGGACAAGGTGATCGAGGCTTTCGCTGACGCGATCCTGTCGCTCGACGATTCAATGCCCAACGGCACCTATATCGACATGTGCACCAACCTGCCGGTCATCGACCCGGCGAAGATCACAGTGCCGACCATTGTGATGCGCGGTGAATTTGACGGCATCGCCAGCTTCGAGGACCTGATCGAGTTCTTCAAGCGCCTGCCAAATTCGGACAAGCAGTTTGCGCTGATGCCGGGCATTTCGCACGCCTCGTTCCAGCAGAAGAACTACATGCTGGTGCTGCACATATTGCACGCCTTCTTCACGCAGCCCGAGCCGATCTATCGGGGCTGA
- a CDS encoding DUF6481 family protein: MKISDTFQDRQKTAAAAKARLLAKLADRPAADDPAVIARAEERKAVAESRAARQAERREAEALAEKARLEAAAQKIEADAEAAKAKRNARYAARKLRTGQSS, translated from the coding sequence ATGAAAATCAGTGATACTTTTCAAGACCGCCAGAAGACCGCCGCTGCCGCCAAGGCCCGCCTGCTTGCGAAGCTTGCCGATCGTCCCGCTGCCGATGATCCCGCCGTGATTGCCAGGGCCGAGGAACGCAAGGCGGTGGCCGAAAGCCGCGCAGCGCGCCAGGCCGAACGCCGCGAGGCGGAAGCACTTGCCGAAAAGGCCCGCCTGGAAGCTGCCGCGCAGAAGATCGAAGCAGATGCGGAGGCCGCAAAGGCAAAGCGCAATGCACGTTATGCAGCGAGGAAGCTGCGCACTGGTCAATCAAGCTAG
- a CDS encoding ABC transporter ATP-binding protein, with protein sequence MAGIRISGLSKFYGGKESGMAALRDLDLDIRDNQFVTLLGPSGCGKTTTLRLIAGYVTPDAGTIRVDDRIISSVEGVAPPDRRGMGMVFQNYAVWPHKTVFENVVFGLKLRKVPAAEARRKVEETLALVNLGGLEARLPNELSGGQQQRVALARSLVVEPGILLLDEPLSNLDAKLRERMRVELKQLQRRTGITFVYVTHDQSEALALSDQIAVMHGGRLQQFGTPDEVYRRPANKVVADFMGIVNFVPGELRSGPGGAPVLVVDGQELPAQIGAEFHAGDAVDLAVRPENVKLSRVREGADQLTAKVTEHTYLGNLSEYWLELASGAVLRAQTHPLEPFDVDDEVFVSIDAGECNVFHRTAASTPAVKH encoded by the coding sequence ATGGCAGGCATTCGCATCTCCGGACTGTCGAAGTTCTATGGCGGCAAGGAAAGCGGCATGGCCGCGCTGCGGGACCTCGATCTCGACATCAGGGACAACCAGTTCGTCACTCTGCTCGGGCCGAGCGGCTGCGGGAAGACGACAACGCTCAGATTAATAGCCGGCTATGTCACGCCGGATGCCGGCACCATCCGGGTCGACGACAGGATCATCTCGTCCGTGGAGGGCGTCGCGCCTCCCGACCGACGGGGCATGGGTATGGTGTTCCAGAACTATGCCGTGTGGCCCCACAAGACCGTGTTCGAGAATGTCGTGTTCGGGCTCAAGCTTCGGAAGGTCCCCGCGGCGGAAGCCCGACGGAAAGTGGAAGAAACGCTGGCGCTGGTGAATCTGGGTGGCCTTGAGGCGCGCCTGCCCAATGAACTCTCGGGCGGCCAGCAACAGCGTGTGGCGTTGGCGCGCAGCCTCGTCGTCGAGCCGGGCATCCTGCTGCTCGACGAACCGCTCTCGAACCTCGATGCCAAGCTGAGGGAGCGCATGCGCGTGGAGCTGAAGCAACTCCAGCGCCGGACCGGGATCACCTTCGTCTACGTCACCCACGACCAGAGCGAAGCGCTCGCCCTTTCCGACCAGATCGCGGTGATGCATGGCGGCAGGCTGCAACAGTTCGGCACGCCGGACGAGGTGTACCGGCGCCCGGCGAACAAGGTGGTGGCCGACTTCATGGGCATCGTGAATTTCGTGCCGGGCGAACTGCGCAGCGGGCCCGGGGGCGCACCGGTGCTGGTGGTGGACGGACAGGAATTGCCGGCGCAGATCGGGGCGGAGTTTCACGCCGGCGACGCGGTGGACCTTGCCGTGCGGCCGGAGAATGTGAAGCTCTCCCGTGTCCGCGAGGGGGCAGACCAGCTCACGGCGAAGGTAACGGAACACACCTACCTCGGCAATCTGAGCGAATACTGGCTCGAACTCGCTTCCGGCGCGGTGCTGCGCGCCCAGACGCACCCGCTTGAGCCCTTCGATGTCGATGACGAGGTCTTCGTCTCGATCGATGCCGGCGAATGCAACGTCTTCCACCGAACCGCGGCGAGTACGCCGGCGGTCAAGCATTGA
- a CDS encoding BrnA antitoxin family protein, whose translation MNRLPPRRFNGSARDAAEAAFKSATSKPAAAEPAPKAPAIPNAKELVSIRLDRDVLEHFQESGPGWQDRINAALRNAAGL comes from the coding sequence ATGAACCGCCTGCCACCTCGTCGCTTTAACGGCTCCGCCCGCGATGCCGCGGAGGCGGCGTTCAAGTCTGCAACCAGCAAGCCTGCTGCGGCCGAGCCGGCGCCGAAAGCACCGGCGATCCCCAATGCCAAGGAACTCGTCTCGATCCGTCTGGACCGGGACGTGCTGGAGCACTTTCAGGAGTCAGGGCCCGGTTGGCAGGATCGCATCAACGCGGCGCTGCGAAACGCCGCCGGGCTGTAG
- a CDS encoding HAD family hydrolase, protein MTEARSSSQASGRPPRASRISLMVSDVDGTLVNTDKQVAPATVEAVARLHAAGVAFAAVSSRPPRGMKLLIEPLKLDIFGGFNGSSIMHADFTPVEQHFVPLDAAKLAVETMRARGADIWVFADNEWYIDNPDSQYVPREIRTVQFQPIVVDAFGDHLARAGKIVGSSSDFDKLAACESELQALLGDTASARRSQHYYLDVTAPVVDKGYAVRAFAKYFGVPLDEVAVIGDMANDLPMFDNAGLAIAMGNATDAVKALADKVTTTNAEDGVAHAIEHFVLPLAIGAR, encoded by the coding sequence ATGACAGAAGCTCGATCCTCGTCGCAGGCATCTGGCCGCCCGCCGCGGGCGTCGCGTATCTCGCTGATGGTGTCGGATGTGGACGGCACTCTGGTGAATACCGACAAACAGGTGGCACCAGCGACCGTCGAGGCGGTCGCCCGGCTTCATGCGGCGGGCGTCGCCTTCGCGGCGGTCTCAAGCCGCCCACCGCGCGGCATGAAGCTCCTTATCGAGCCACTCAAGCTCGATATCTTCGGCGGCTTCAACGGCTCGTCGATCATGCATGCCGACTTCACGCCGGTGGAACAGCACTTTGTGCCTCTGGATGCCGCCAAGCTCGCGGTGGAGACCATGCGTGCACGGGGTGCGGACATCTGGGTCTTCGCCGACAATGAATGGTACATCGACAATCCGGACAGCCAGTATGTGCCACGCGAGATTCGCACCGTGCAGTTCCAGCCCATAGTGGTGGATGCCTTTGGCGATCATCTGGCCCGCGCCGGCAAGATCGTCGGGTCCTCGTCGGACTTCGACAAGCTCGCGGCGTGCGAGAGCGAGCTTCAGGCCCTTCTCGGCGACACCGCCTCGGCCCGGCGCTCGCAGCACTACTATCTCGATGTCACCGCGCCTGTCGTCGACAAGGGTTATGCCGTGCGTGCCTTCGCCAAATATTTCGGCGTGCCGCTGGACGAGGTCGCCGTTATCGGCGACATGGCGAACGACCTGCCCATGTTCGACAATGCGGGTCTTGCCATCGCCATGGGCAACGCGACCGACGCGGTGAAGGCGCTGGCGGATAAGGTGACAACGACGAACGCCGAGGATGGCGTTGCCCACGCCATCGAGCATTTTGTTCTTCCGCTGGCGATCGGCGCACGCTGA
- a CDS encoding TIGR02300 family protein, which yields MVKSDLGTKRVCPVTGRKFYDLNKDPVISPYTGQVVPIAVPVARGGSRSEAPRAAEPESEAEETADVELVSLEEADEEATTTSAKPVATDDDLEIEDDVESDDDDTFLEEDEDADDDVTDLIGDGIEDDEES from the coding sequence GTGGTGAAATCTGATTTAGGCACCAAGCGCGTCTGCCCTGTAACGGGGCGGAAGTTTTACGATCTGAACAAGGATCCGGTGATCTCGCCCTATACCGGGCAGGTCGTCCCGATTGCTGTACCGGTGGCCCGCGGCGGAAGTCGCAGCGAGGCTCCGCGGGCGGCTGAGCCGGAATCCGAGGCCGAGGAAACAGCTGACGTCGAGCTGGTGTCGCTGGAGGAGGCCGACGAGGAGGCCACCACCACGAGCGCCAAGCCGGTGGCTACTGACGACGACCTTGAGATCGAGGACGACGTCGAGTCGGATGACGACGATACCTTCCTCGAAGAAGACGAGGACGCTGACGATGACGTGACCGATTTGATCGGCGACGGCATCGAGGACGACGAGGAAAGCTGA
- the aroA gene encoding 3-phosphoshikimate 1-carboxyvinyltransferase: protein MSTTASVSVAEDAAVSGGHAGTPVPALSRRAGALKGEIVVPGDKSVSHRALIFGTLTVGETQISGLLEGEDVLNTARACAALGAQVERVGPGAWRVHGVGVGGLSAPTDPLDFGNAGTGSRLMMGVVGGNPITATFDGDASLRGRPMRRILDPLERMGVQVVAAAEGGRLPITLKGPRDLNPITYESPVASAQIKSAVLLAGLGAPGETSVIENEASRDHTERMLAHFGADVRVEPYGEHGRKVTLKGRPELKPAPISVPADPSSAAFPLVAALIVPGSDVTIKGVMTNPLRTGLLITLKEMGASIELVDERVEGGESVADLRVRASSLTGVDVPAARAPSMIDEYPVLAVAAAFATGTTRMRGLSELRVKESDRLAAVTAGLEAAGVAYHVEGDDLIVEGKGHAPGGGTVKTHMDHRIAMSFLVMGFATDKPMKIDDISFVATSFPAFVPLMTAIGAVIETAA from the coding sequence ATGAGCACCACAGCTTCCGTTTCCGTTGCCGAGGACGCCGCCGTGTCCGGCGGCCATGCGGGCACGCCTGTTCCCGCGCTGTCCCGTCGGGCGGGGGCGCTGAAAGGCGAGATCGTGGTGCCGGGTGACAAGTCCGTGTCTCATCGCGCGCTGATTTTCGGGACGCTGACGGTGGGCGAGACCCAAATTTCCGGGTTGCTGGAAGGCGAAGACGTGCTGAATACGGCTCGTGCCTGCGCTGCGCTGGGGGCGCAGGTGGAACGCGTCGGGCCGGGCGCTTGGAGGGTCCACGGCGTGGGTGTGGGAGGCCTCAGCGCGCCCACGGATCCGCTCGACTTCGGCAATGCCGGCACCGGTTCGCGCCTGATGATGGGCGTCGTTGGGGGCAATCCGATCACCGCGACATTTGACGGCGACGCCAGCCTTCGGGGACGGCCGATGCGGCGGATTCTTGATCCGCTGGAGCGTATGGGCGTTCAGGTGGTTGCCGCCGCCGAGGGGGGGCGGCTGCCGATCACGCTCAAGGGACCGCGCGACCTCAATCCGATCACCTATGAGAGCCCCGTCGCCTCGGCGCAGATAAAGTCCGCGGTGCTGCTCGCGGGCCTCGGCGCGCCGGGCGAGACCTCGGTCATCGAGAACGAGGCCAGCCGCGATCACACCGAGCGCATGCTTGCCCATTTTGGTGCGGATGTGCGGGTGGAGCCCTATGGCGAACATGGGCGCAAGGTGACGCTGAAGGGCCGGCCGGAGCTGAAGCCGGCGCCGATCAGCGTGCCGGCGGACCCCTCCTCCGCCGCCTTTCCGCTTGTCGCGGCGCTGATCGTTCCCGGGTCCGATGTCACCATCAAGGGCGTGATGACGAACCCGTTGCGGACGGGATTGCTTATAACTCTCAAGGAGATGGGAGCCTCGATCGAACTGGTCGACGAGCGCGTGGAAGGGGGCGAGAGCGTCGCTGACCTGCGTGTGCGGGCTTCTTCCCTGACGGGGGTGGACGTGCCGGCGGCGCGGGCGCCCTCGATGATCGACGAATACCCGGTCCTCGCCGTCGCCGCCGCCTTCGCCACGGGGACGACGCGCATGCGCGGGCTCTCCGAATTGCGGGTGAAGGAATCCGACCGGCTCGCCGCCGTGACGGCGGGGCTGGAAGCGGCCGGCGTCGCGTATCACGTCGAGGGCGACGACCTGATCGTGGAAGGCAAAGGCCACGCGCCGGGTGGCGGTACGGTGAAGACGCACATGGATCATCGCATCGCGATGAGCTTCCTGGTGATGGGCTTCGCGACCGACAAGCCTATGAAAATAGACGATATTTCTTTCGTCGCCACCAGCTTCCCGGCTTTCGTGCCGCTGATGACCGCGATCGGCGCGGTGATCGAGACCGCGGCGTGA
- the gnd gene encoding phosphogluconate dehydrogenase (NAD(+)-dependent, decarboxylating) yields the protein MQLGIVGLGRMGGNIARRLTKAGHACVVWDRNEGAVNELASEGNTGASDLAGLVKALDAPRVVWVMLPSGAPTEATISELGTLLSAGDIIIDGGNSFYKDDIRRAASLKEKGISYIDVGTSGGVWGLERGYCMMIGGDKAAVDHVDPILATLAPGLGDIPRTPGRDGRDPRVEQGYMHCGPAGSGHFVKMVHNGVEYGLMQAYAEGFDILKHKDSTELPENERFSLDMADIAEVWRRGSVVSSWLLDLSAIALAQNETLSNFSGEVADSGEGRWTVMAAVEEAVSAEVLSAALYSRFRSRQDHTFGEKLLSAMRFQFGGHVEKKSGS from the coding sequence ATGCAGCTTGGAATCGTTGGACTCGGCCGCATGGGTGGAAACATCGCACGCCGACTGACCAAAGCGGGGCACGCCTGCGTGGTGTGGGATCGTAACGAGGGCGCGGTGAACGAGCTCGCCAGCGAGGGCAATACCGGCGCCAGCGACCTCGCCGGACTGGTCAAGGCCCTCGACGCACCGCGCGTAGTCTGGGTGATGCTGCCCTCCGGCGCCCCGACCGAGGCGACGATCAGCGAACTCGGCACATTGCTCTCGGCGGGCGACATCATCATCGACGGCGGTAACAGCTTCTACAAGGACGACATCCGCCGCGCGGCCAGCCTGAAGGAGAAAGGCATCTCCTACATCGACGTCGGCACCTCCGGCGGGGTCTGGGGGCTGGAGCGCGGGTACTGCATGATGATCGGCGGCGACAAGGCAGCCGTCGATCACGTTGACCCGATCCTCGCCACGCTCGCGCCAGGCCTGGGTGACATTCCCCGCACGCCGGGGCGTGATGGACGCGACCCCCGCGTCGAGCAGGGCTACATGCACTGTGGTCCGGCCGGCTCCGGCCATTTCGTGAAGATGGTCCACAATGGCGTCGAATACGGCCTGATGCAGGCCTATGCCGAAGGCTTCGACATCCTGAAGCACAAGGATTCGACCGAGCTGCCGGAGAACGAACGGTTCTCGCTCGACATGGCCGACATCGCCGAAGTGTGGCGTCGCGGCAGCGTCGTGTCCTCCTGGCTGCTCGATCTTTCCGCCATTGCGCTCGCCCAGAACGAGACGCTGTCGAACTTCTCCGGTGAAGTCGCCGATTCGGGCGAGGGCCGCTGGACGGTCATGGCAGCGGTGGAAGAGGCAGTGTCCGCCGAAGTGCTCTCGGCCGCGCTCTACTCACGCTTCCGCTCGCGCCAGGACCACACCTTCGGCGAGAAGCTGCTTTCTGCCATGCGCTTCCAGTTCGGCGGCCATGTCGAGAAGAAGTCGGGGAGCTGA
- the zwf gene encoding glucose-6-phosphate dehydrogenase produces MVEAPAIQADAPPAPPCALVIFGASGDLTKRLLMPSLYNLAHEGVLDPNFAIIGVDRVEHTDQSFREHLTDAVEELAAKNHPIDREVWQWLVSRAIYITGDFDGAGAYEQLKERLASRQTDVGDANAVFYMAVTPRFFATIAEQLGAADLLTESDTAFRRFVVEKPFGTDLASAKALNARLLAVAEESQIYRMDHFLGKETVQNVMALRFGNGMFEPIWSREYVDHVQITAAETVGVEQRGRFYDATGALRDMVPNHMFQLLAMVAMEPPNSFDADAVRTEKSKVIQAIRQMRPGEAATHVVRGQYRAGEVLGKPVADYREEPDVSPESHTETYIAIKCMIDNWRWNGVPFYIRTGKALATRRTEIAIHFKRAPGVLFRENPDCTLAPNVLVIHVQPDEGISLRFAAKVPGRKVRLAEVDMDFRYADYFQSAPSTGYETLIYDCLSGDPTLFQRADNIEAGWAAVDPILKATAAGMIDVHGYAAGTSGPTMADVLLAQDGSQWLPLERERPR; encoded by the coding sequence GTGGTCGAGGCCCCCGCAATCCAGGCGGACGCCCCTCCGGCGCCGCCCTGCGCACTCGTGATCTTCGGCGCCTCCGGTGACCTCACCAAGCGCCTGCTGATGCCCTCGCTCTACAATCTCGCGCATGAGGGCGTGCTCGACCCCAATTTCGCGATCATCGGCGTCGATCGCGTCGAGCACACGGACCAGAGCTTTCGCGAGCACCTGACGGACGCGGTGGAGGAACTTGCCGCGAAGAACCACCCGATAGACCGCGAGGTCTGGCAGTGGCTTGTCTCCCGCGCCATCTACATCACGGGTGATTTCGACGGTGCCGGCGCCTATGAACAGCTGAAGGAGCGCCTTGCCAGCCGGCAGACGGACGTCGGCGACGCCAACGCCGTGTTCTATATGGCGGTCACGCCTCGCTTCTTCGCGACGATCGCCGAGCAGCTTGGGGCCGCCGATCTCTTGACCGAAAGCGACACCGCCTTCCGCCGCTTCGTGGTCGAAAAACCCTTCGGCACCGACCTCGCCTCGGCAAAGGCGCTGAATGCGCGCCTGCTCGCCGTGGCCGAGGAAAGCCAGATCTATCGCATGGACCATTTCCTCGGGAAGGAAACCGTGCAGAACGTGATGGCGCTGCGCTTCGGAAATGGCATGTTCGAGCCCATCTGGAGCCGGGAATATGTGGATCACGTCCAGATAACCGCGGCCGAGACCGTGGGGGTCGAGCAACGCGGGCGCTTTTACGACGCGACCGGCGCGTTGCGCGACATGGTGCCCAACCACATGTTCCAGCTCCTCGCCATGGTCGCGATGGAGCCGCCCAATTCCTTCGACGCCGATGCGGTGCGCACCGAGAAATCGAAGGTGATCCAGGCAATCCGCCAGATGCGGCCGGGCGAGGCAGCCACCCATGTGGTGCGCGGCCAGTATCGGGCGGGAGAGGTGCTCGGAAAGCCGGTCGCCGACTACCGCGAAGAGCCCGACGTCTCGCCGGAAAGCCACACCGAAACCTACATCGCCATCAAGTGTATGATCGACAACTGGCGGTGGAACGGAGTGCCGTTCTACATCCGCACCGGCAAGGCGCTCGCCACGCGCCGCACCGAGATCGCGATCCACTTCAAGCGCGCGCCGGGAGTGCTGTTCCGGGAGAATCCTGACTGTACGCTGGCACCAAACGTCCTCGTCATCCACGTCCAGCCGGATGAGGGCATCTCGCTGCGCTTCGCCGCCAAGGTGCCGGGCCGCAAAGTGCGTCTGGCGGAGGTCGACATGGACTTCCGCTACGCCGACTATTTCCAGTCGGCGCCCTCCACCGGTTATGAAACCCTCATCTATGACTGCCTTTCCGGTGATCCGACGCTCTTCCAGCGGGCTGACAACATCGAGGCGGGCTGGGCGGCGGTCGACCCCATTCTCAAGGCTACCGCCGCGGGGATGATCGACGTGCACGGCTACGCTGCCGGGACCAGCGGCCCGACCATGGCGGATGTCCTTCTCGCCCAGGACGGATCACAATGGCTGCCGCTCGAACGGGAACGCCCTCGATGA
- a CDS encoding ABC transporter substrate-binding protein — protein sequence MTTERVETRRCILARGSAVLGLVAAAGLFLGGFALSPAQAEEADMARAKEEGTVVWYTSTPIEQANKLARLFEEETGIKVELFRSGGSAILRRFHQEQSAGRVAADVLTTSDPAASNVMAEKGMFVPFKPADFDKIPEQAKDPDGNWIGQRLNLITIYMRGDKVAEAERPQKWTDLTDSKYAGQLVMTDPSFTSLQLSVVGTLSQKLGWDYYKKLADNDIMIVQGNQQVSDNLKRGERLIAVGALDSYAAADRNSGHDIVTVYPKDGTFVIPSPTAVVKGSPHPNAAKAFAAFMISPKAQQVFPADGGYSARTDIAPPEGGPKVTELTIIPVDYAGLEKQASKIKDSFNDIFR from the coding sequence ATGACGACAGAACGTGTCGAAACACGCCGATGCATCCTGGCGCGAGGATCCGCCGTCCTTGGCCTTGTCGCCGCCGCCGGTCTTTTCCTGGGAGGCTTCGCTCTCTCACCAGCCCAGGCGGAAGAGGCGGACATGGCCAGGGCCAAGGAGGAGGGCACGGTAGTCTGGTACACGTCGACCCCGATCGAACAGGCCAACAAGCTTGCCCGCCTGTTCGAGGAGGAGACCGGCATCAAGGTGGAGCTGTTCCGCTCCGGCGGTTCGGCCATTCTGCGCCGCTTTCATCAGGAACAGTCAGCGGGTCGCGTCGCCGCCGACGTGCTCACGACGTCCGATCCGGCCGCCTCCAATGTGATGGCGGAGAAGGGCATGTTCGTTCCGTTCAAGCCGGCCGATTTCGACAAGATTCCGGAGCAGGCGAAGGACCCGGACGGCAACTGGATCGGCCAGCGGCTGAACCTGATCACGATCTACATGCGCGGCGATAAAGTGGCTGAAGCGGAACGTCCGCAGAAATGGACCGATCTCACCGACTCCAAATATGCTGGACAGCTGGTGATGACGGATCCGTCCTTCACCTCGTTACAGCTCTCGGTCGTGGGGACGCTGTCGCAGAAGCTCGGCTGGGATTACTACAAGAAGCTCGCCGACAACGACATCATGATCGTGCAGGGAAACCAGCAGGTCTCGGACAACCTCAAGCGCGGCGAGCGGTTGATCGCCGTTGGCGCCCTGGATTCCTATGCTGCGGCTGACCGCAACAGCGGTCATGACATCGTGACCGTCTACCCCAAGGACGGGACCTTCGTCATTCCCTCGCCGACGGCGGTGGTGAAGGGCAGCCCGCACCCCAATGCGGCAAAGGCTTTTGCCGCGTTCATGATCAGCCCCAAGGCGCAGCAGGTTTTCCCCGCCGACGGCGGCTATTCGGCACGCACCGACATCGCGCCGCCCGAGGGTGGCCCGAAGGTGACCGAGCTGACGATCATTCCCGTCGATTATGCTGGGCTGGAGAAGCAAGCGTCCAAGATCAAGGATTCGTTCAACGATATCTTCCGTTGA